In a single window of the Olivibacter sp. SDN3 genome:
- a CDS encoding glycosyltransferase family 4 protein has translation MKILYINALYSPDILGGAELSLKVLVEAMQANGHEVAVLSLQPAGRLKEEYVDGVKVYRAPLKNRYWPFHKSKPGKWARLRWHLKDRYNRQMRTYVRKVIAKENPTIISCHNLVGWSIAVWDEIKKSNLPLVQVLHDLYLLCPNSDMFKGNASCQHQCLQCKLLRSKHRKLSAKVDAVVGISNFILKRFNHFHYFPYAQKHVIYNSRQIPPPPLPSDRKVYEALKVGYIGTLAEKKGIEWLIQQFEQLQINATLTIAGAGKKDYEEHLHAITKAPNIAFIGSTDSTLFYKEVDVLVVPSLWQEPLGMVAIEALANHLPVIANNIGGLRETVKHEVNGLLCESADPNSLGKAILRLNEDMALYNRLMKNARSSVEAILDKERMINEYAMVLNGTTNKHINA, from the coding sequence ATGAAAATATTATATATCAATGCCCTTTACAGTCCAGACATCTTAGGTGGCGCCGAGCTATCGCTCAAGGTATTGGTAGAAGCTATGCAAGCAAACGGACATGAAGTTGCTGTATTGAGTCTTCAGCCCGCGGGAAGACTAAAAGAAGAATATGTAGACGGGGTAAAAGTCTATCGTGCACCTTTAAAAAACAGGTATTGGCCTTTTCATAAAAGTAAACCCGGAAAATGGGCAAGGCTACGCTGGCACCTAAAAGATCGTTATAATCGTCAAATGCGCACCTATGTCAGAAAAGTTATAGCCAAAGAAAACCCAACCATTATCTCCTGTCATAATTTGGTTGGCTGGAGTATTGCCGTGTGGGATGAAATCAAGAAATCAAACCTCCCTCTTGTGCAGGTATTACACGATCTGTATCTTTTATGCCCCAATAGCGATATGTTTAAAGGAAATGCTTCCTGCCAGCACCAATGTTTACAATGTAAACTACTCCGTAGCAAACACAGAAAGTTATCGGCTAAGGTAGATGCTGTGGTAGGCATAAGCAACTTCATCCTGAAGCGGTTCAATCATTTTCACTATTTCCCTTACGCACAAAAACACGTTATTTATAATAGTCGGCAAATTCCTCCCCCCCCTTTACCATCCGACAGAAAGGTTTATGAGGCATTAAAGGTAGGATATATAGGCACACTGGCCGAAAAAAAAGGAATAGAATGGCTCATTCAACAATTTGAGCAGTTACAAATAAATGCCACATTGACCATTGCAGGTGCCGGGAAAAAGGATTATGAAGAACACCTTCATGCTATCACAAAAGCACCAAATATAGCTTTTATAGGCTCCACCGATTCGACCCTGTTTTACAAAGAAGTAGACGTACTGGTGGTGCCCTCATTATGGCAGGAGCCACTTGGGATGGTCGCTATCGAAGCTTTGGCAAACCATTTGCCGGTAATAGCAAATAATATCGGAGGACTACGAGAAACGGTAAAACATGAAGTGAATGGGTTACTATGCGAATCGGCTGATCCCAATTCACTTGGAAAGGCAATATTACGCTTAAACGAAGATATGGCCCTCTATAATCGTTTAATGAAAAATGCCCGATCATCTGTTGAGGCAATTTTAGATAAAGAAAGAATGATCAATGAATACGCAATGGTTTTAAATGGAACAACTAACAAACATATCAACGCATAA
- the glmS gene encoding glutamine--fructose-6-phosphate transaminase (isomerizing), whose protein sequence is MCGIVGYIGHQNAWEIIIKGLKRLEYRGYDSAGVALMNGKMSIYKKTGKVSELESFATSANKNGTLGMGHTRWATHGIPSDQNAHPHLSGNQSLSIVHNGIIENYAAIKEMLSKKGHTFTSDTDTEVLIKLVEQIQLEGATDLREAVRVALSQVTGAFAIVILCKDEPDLLIAARKGSPMVIGIGNNEYFVASDASPIVEYTKQVYYPEDNVLVYLSREQMEIRDLANIELTPYIQELELELEALEKGGYEHFMLKEIYEQPRSIANCLRGRIHAEDAGINLGGLSEYASKLSQAKRIIIVSCGTSWHAGLVGEYLIEEYARIPVEVEYASEFRYRNPIIHEEDIVLAISQSGETADTMAAIELAKEAGATILGICNVVGASIPRLSHAGMYTHAGPEIGVASTKAFTAQVTALTLLALFFAKKRGTLPLSKITSLLTELQETPKLITTCLENDLFIQHVAGEIKDSTNCLFLGRGINFPVALEGALKLKEISYIHAEGYPAAEMKHGPIALIDEQMPIVVIATKDSSYEKIISNIQEVKARKGKVIAIVTAGDTVIREIADYTIEIPVCAEALTPLLATIPLQLLSYHIAVMRGCNVDQPRNLAKSVTVE, encoded by the coding sequence ATGTGCGGAATAGTGGGTTATATAGGACATCAGAATGCTTGGGAAATTATCATTAAAGGCCTTAAAAGACTAGAATACCGTGGATATGACAGCGCTGGAGTGGCACTTATGAACGGTAAAATGAGTATTTATAAAAAGACAGGCAAAGTATCCGAGCTGGAAAGTTTCGCTACTAGTGCAAACAAAAATGGGACACTAGGAATGGGTCACACACGCTGGGCCACACATGGCATTCCTAGCGATCAAAATGCGCACCCCCACCTTTCAGGTAACCAAAGTTTATCTATTGTTCATAATGGAATCATTGAAAATTACGCAGCCATCAAGGAGATGTTGAGTAAAAAGGGGCATACCTTTACAAGTGATACAGATACAGAAGTATTAATCAAATTAGTAGAGCAAATTCAATTGGAGGGTGCCACGGATCTACGAGAGGCAGTAAGAGTTGCCCTTTCACAAGTCACCGGAGCTTTCGCCATTGTGATCTTGTGTAAGGACGAACCTGATTTACTAATTGCGGCAAGAAAGGGCAGTCCAATGGTAATAGGCATTGGCAATAACGAATATTTTGTTGCCTCAGATGCTTCCCCAATTGTCGAATATACTAAGCAAGTCTATTACCCCGAAGATAATGTGCTGGTTTATCTCAGTCGTGAACAGATGGAAATCAGGGATTTAGCAAACATTGAGCTTACGCCTTATATACAAGAGTTAGAGCTTGAATTAGAAGCACTAGAAAAAGGGGGGTATGAACACTTCATGCTGAAAGAAATTTATGAACAGCCCCGTTCCATTGCCAATTGTCTGAGAGGCCGCATCCATGCAGAAGATGCTGGAATAAACCTTGGAGGGCTGAGCGAGTACGCCTCTAAACTTTCTCAGGCAAAGCGCATCATCATTGTGTCTTGTGGCACTTCATGGCACGCTGGCCTAGTTGGAGAATATCTTATTGAAGAATATGCCCGTATTCCGGTAGAAGTTGAATACGCTTCCGAATTCAGGTATAGAAATCCAATAATACATGAGGAAGATATTGTGTTAGCTATTTCTCAGTCTGGAGAAACAGCAGATACCATGGCTGCGATAGAATTAGCAAAAGAAGCAGGGGCTACAATACTAGGCATCTGCAATGTTGTGGGCGCTTCTATCCCACGACTTTCTCATGCTGGGATGTACACACATGCCGGCCCTGAAATCGGCGTAGCGTCAACTAAAGCCTTTACTGCTCAAGTGACAGCATTAACGCTCCTTGCTTTGTTTTTTGCAAAAAAACGTGGGACTTTACCCCTATCTAAAATTACATCACTATTGACGGAATTACAAGAAACCCCGAAATTAATTACTACGTGTCTAGAAAATGATCTGTTTATTCAGCACGTTGCCGGTGAAATTAAAGACAGCACGAATTGTCTATTTCTGGGACGGGGTATTAACTTCCCCGTTGCCTTAGAAGGAGCACTTAAATTAAAAGAGATCTCCTACATACATGCTGAAGGGTATCCAGCGGCAGAAATGAAGCATGGTCCTATAGCTCTTATTGATGAGCAAATGCCCATCGTAGTGATTGCAACAAAAGATTCTTCTTACGAGAAGATTATTAGCAACATTCAAGAAGTTAAAGCACGAAAGGGTAAAGTCATAGCAATCGTTACAGCAGGCGACACAGTCATCAGGGAAATTGCCGACTATACGATCGAAATACCCGTTTGTGCCGAGGCACTCACCCCTCTTCTAGCCACAATCCCCTTACAACTACTTTCCTATCATATAGCAGTTATGAGAGGCTGCAACGTTGATCAACCTAGAAACCTCGCGAAATCTGTAACGGTTGAATAA
- a CDS encoding sugar transferase codes for MLRDSQIQEMSASGMSEQTIVVPNVMLKTSFSSLIEHNFAHYADFPLILINRGEAVDLSTRFFKRCFDVIFALTVMLIGLPIFLLLACITKLTSRGPVFYKQERIGLHEKPFYIYKFRSMRVDAEQTGPQLASDEDPRITPWGKFMRKTRLDELPQFWNVLKGDMAVVGPRPERAHFIEQIVAKAPNYKNLLTVKPGITSIGQVNFGYAQTVDEMCERMLLDLQYLHGINFFSDMSIILKTVKVMVQGKGK; via the coding sequence ATGTTAAGAGATTCGCAAATACAGGAAATGTCCGCTTCAGGCATGAGTGAACAAACAATAGTTGTTCCCAATGTGATGCTTAAGACCTCTTTTTCAAGCCTAATTGAGCATAATTTTGCTCACTACGCTGATTTTCCACTAATACTTATCAATAGAGGTGAGGCAGTAGATTTAAGCACCAGGTTCTTCAAAAGATGTTTTGACGTTATCTTCGCGTTAACGGTAATGTTAATTGGGCTTCCTATTTTTTTATTGTTAGCTTGCATAACAAAACTAACATCTAGGGGACCAGTATTTTACAAGCAAGAAAGAATCGGTCTTCATGAGAAGCCATTTTATATTTATAAATTTCGGAGCATGAGAGTGGATGCCGAGCAGACAGGTCCGCAATTGGCCTCTGACGAAGATCCTCGTATTACTCCCTGGGGTAAGTTTATGCGTAAAACCCGATTAGATGAGCTGCCACAATTTTGGAACGTGCTTAAGGGAGATATGGCTGTTGTTGGCCCTCGGCCGGAACGCGCTCACTTCATTGAGCAGATCGTTGCTAAAGCACCCAACTATAAAAATCTTTTAACGGTTAAACCAGGTATTACCTCTATTGGACAGGTGAATTTCGGTTATGCACAAACGGTGGATGAAATGTGTGAGCGGATGCTTTTAGATTTACAATATTTACACGGCATAAATTTTTTCTCAGATATGAGCATTATTTTAAAAACCGTTAAAGTAATGGTACAGGGGAAAGGAAAATAG
- a CDS encoding glycosyltransferase has product MNIIFNPPENEENKYVNIMVGALKKAGFNVYPLDSFLSSIKHFRSIKLVHLNWFENVDDSTFFVALRSFFRKLVVLTAIKLGKKKLVWTMHNRSSHEKGLSFFSRTLMQLLIRTSHTIILHSKVSGHFLEQYVRGASSKAVYIPHPDFIDVYGPILSAKNKHPNLPLNLLFVGTVKPYKNIELLIQLAKKFPLKVSIVIAGNPSTVQYKTKLESMAAQSANIDLQLRFVPDEELPVFFQHADLLILPYDLKSSLNSGTVILAFSYGKTVICPNIGTISDLGDQKKYVLTYSYETPQQHQQLLFDTVEHAIHLKQQQPTTLQEYGHKLFEHVKTIHQKESVGKQLIKVYSNLLIEA; this is encoded by the coding sequence ATGAATATCATCTTTAATCCTCCTGAAAACGAAGAGAACAAGTACGTCAATATTATGGTCGGTGCACTTAAAAAGGCTGGGTTTAATGTTTATCCTTTAGATAGCTTTTTATCGTCGATTAAACATTTCAGATCAATTAAATTAGTGCATCTCAATTGGTTTGAAAATGTGGATGACAGCACTTTTTTCGTCGCTTTAAGAAGCTTTTTTAGAAAATTAGTGGTATTAACAGCCATTAAATTGGGAAAGAAGAAGTTGGTATGGACCATGCATAATCGTAGTTCACATGAAAAAGGTCTCAGCTTTTTCAGCCGCACCTTAATGCAACTGTTAATCCGTACCTCTCATACCATTATCCTTCATAGTAAAGTATCCGGTCACTTTCTCGAACAATATGTACGAGGAGCTTCTTCAAAAGCAGTCTATATACCACATCCAGATTTTATCGACGTTTACGGTCCAATATTATCCGCTAAAAATAAGCACCCTAATTTACCCCTAAATTTACTTTTTGTAGGGACCGTAAAACCCTATAAAAATATCGAACTATTGATACAGTTGGCTAAAAAGTTCCCGCTCAAGGTTAGCATAGTCATTGCAGGAAACCCTTCAACAGTTCAATACAAGACAAAGCTTGAAAGTATGGCCGCGCAATCAGCCAATATTGATCTGCAGTTGCGCTTTGTTCCAGATGAAGAGCTTCCTGTTTTTTTTCAGCATGCCGATTTGTTAATTTTACCTTATGATTTGAAAAGTAGTCTAAATTCGGGCACCGTAATTTTAGCTTTTTCCTATGGCAAAACAGTTATATGTCCTAATATCGGTACTATCAGCGATCTGGGGGATCAAAAGAAATATGTATTGACCTATTCCTACGAAACCCCCCAACAACATCAGCAGCTATTATTCGATACGGTTGAACATGCTATCCATTTAAAACAGCAACAACCAACTACTTTACAAGAATACGGGCACAAGTTGTTTGAACATGTGAAAACAATTCATCAAAAGGAAAGCGTTGGCAAACAACTGATAAAAGTGTATAGTAACTTATTAATTGAGGCATAA
- a CDS encoding O-antigen ligase: MEQLTNISTHKTSIVGNKIPLIGIDLTELFFCLSLLAMFVPLKIYPFVYLASSFVFLMDTYSKQGFIAMGNYLKNPWLVFLGIFTCYASVSFFTTYNGQPYVINNFLKLWVNAIFLGTATYWLSLRDNIRLLKALDITLHLIFLLCFAQLFIYHEAFNFGLIYGSASSGKASTLYNPQHFFWGLDDKNMFGARLALLGFIYVLVPLVRYHKLTIWRIAAVFLLAHLSLSRTPIAALIMGIFLLGWALSTKYVRVGLVLVSASILPIVAQKFLRIDNITASNDGMGVRITYWKAFFQHFDTISPLGNGFFNGAPFLKQYAAYYHGEPHLHNTFMSCYLELGVIGLLSYGLFFWYFIKFCLKAGQTRLFWCIAFLPLLAIMMILYSGYDNDIVVYLTLVFLLGRTKSIDFKNIKIQF, translated from the coding sequence ATGGAACAACTAACAAACATATCAACGCATAAAACATCTATAGTTGGGAACAAAATACCGCTAATAGGTATCGACCTAACGGAGCTTTTCTTCTGTCTGAGCTTACTTGCCATGTTCGTTCCGCTAAAAATATATCCATTTGTGTATTTGGCCAGCTCTTTCGTTTTTCTAATGGACACCTATAGCAAACAGGGGTTTATTGCTATGGGAAATTACCTGAAAAACCCATGGCTTGTTTTTTTGGGAATTTTTACCTGTTACGCTTCTGTCAGCTTCTTTACCACATATAACGGCCAACCATACGTAATCAATAACTTTTTAAAGTTATGGGTTAATGCTATATTTCTCGGTACTGCTACTTATTGGTTAAGTCTCCGAGATAATATTAGGCTATTAAAAGCATTGGATATCACCTTACATCTTATATTCCTGCTTTGCTTTGCCCAGCTATTCATCTATCACGAGGCTTTTAATTTCGGTCTCATTTATGGCTCTGCTTCTTCCGGAAAAGCCAGCACCTTATATAATCCCCAACATTTTTTCTGGGGTTTAGACGATAAGAATATGTTCGGAGCACGTTTGGCATTGCTAGGCTTTATATATGTCCTTGTACCACTAGTACGCTATCATAAATTGACAATCTGGCGCATTGCTGCGGTATTTCTGCTTGCCCATCTCTCTTTATCAAGAACGCCCATTGCTGCTTTGATTATGGGTATCTTTCTTTTGGGGTGGGCGCTATCAACGAAATATGTACGCGTAGGCTTGGTGCTGGTCAGTGCATCCATATTGCCGATTGTGGCGCAGAAATTCCTGCGAATAGACAATATAACCGCTTCAAACGACGGTATGGGCGTTAGAATAACTTATTGGAAGGCATTTTTTCAACATTTTGATACCATTTCACCCTTGGGAAACGGATTTTTCAATGGAGCTCCTTTTTTAAAGCAGTACGCAGCTTACTATCATGGGGAGCCACATTTACATAATACTTTCATGTCTTGTTACCTAGAACTTGGTGTTATCGGTTTGTTGTCGTATGGTTTATTTTTTTGGTATTTTATTAAATTTTGCCTGAAGGCAGGACAGACGCGTTTATTTTGGTGTATCGCATTTTTGCCTTTACTAGCCATTATGATGATTCTCTATTCGGGGTATGACAATGATATTGTTGTATACCTGACTCTTGTTTTTTTACTGGGGAGAACGAAAAGCATCGATTTTAAAAACATAAAGATACAATTCTGA
- a CDS encoding glycosyltransferase family 1 protein, which produces MTKRILIDSRWDGDTGIGRLYREVVARKPSGVDTTSIKSNLALGSVFTPLILAKEIYNTRADVFYSPSFMPPLFSKIPFVFTVHDLMHLFYYSTLHKLYYKHVIGNIAKNAKQIITVSHYSKQQLIKLLGIKEQLITVIYNGVDEQFSKNEERYKLPRPYFLYIGNRRKNKNIPAMLEAFAKANIPNDFIFALTGSPEDSLNTHIQRLGIGERIKFLGFVSDTDLPKLYKGAFATLYVSLMEGFGLPIIESMASGTPVITSNASSLPEIAGNAAICVDPLRINSISEGIELVVNNNSLYQQLVVDGKERAKDFKWEDTALQTWKTIIS; this is translated from the coding sequence ATGACTAAACGGATTTTGATCGATAGTAGATGGGATGGAGATACCGGCATTGGTAGGCTTTATCGGGAAGTAGTGGCACGGAAACCCTCTGGAGTAGATACCACATCTATAAAAAGTAATCTTGCATTGGGAAGTGTTTTTACACCACTCATCCTAGCAAAAGAAATATACAACACCCGGGCAGATGTTTTTTATAGCCCATCATTTATGCCCCCACTTTTTTCAAAAATACCTTTTGTCTTTACCGTGCACGATTTGATGCATCTTTTTTACTACTCCACCTTGCATAAATTGTATTATAAACATGTGATCGGTAACATAGCTAAAAACGCCAAACAAATCATTACCGTTTCTCATTATAGCAAACAACAATTGATAAAACTGTTGGGAATCAAAGAGCAACTCATAACAGTAATCTATAACGGGGTAGATGAACAATTTTCGAAGAATGAAGAACGTTATAAGCTTCCCAGGCCCTATTTTTTATATATAGGTAACCGTCGAAAAAATAAAAATATACCTGCTATGCTTGAAGCATTTGCAAAGGCCAACATTCCCAATGATTTTATTTTTGCACTCACGGGTTCTCCAGAGGACAGTTTAAACACCCATATCCAAAGGCTAGGAATAGGTGAACGCATAAAGTTTTTGGGTTTCGTTTCCGATACCGATTTACCTAAACTTTATAAAGGGGCTTTTGCCACCCTATATGTATCTTTAATGGAAGGGTTTGGCCTACCTATTATAGAATCCATGGCTTCGGGCACACCCGTTATCACATCAAACGCCAGCTCACTGCCAGAAATTGCAGGCAATGCTGCCATATGTGTTGATCCGCTACGGATAAATAGCATCAGCGAAGGGATAGAGCTAGTGGTAAACAATAATTCACTATATCAACAACTTGTTGTTGATGGGAAAGAGCGGGCTAAAGACTTTAAATGGGAAGATACCGCTTTGCAGACCTGGAAAACAATCATTTCTTAA
- a CDS encoding glycosyltransferase, which produces MTKFSICIPAYKTRYLKACIDSILKQSIEDFELIILNDCSPEPVEAIVKQFNDQRISYYSNKKNVGALHLVDNWNKCLSLARGTYIVIMGDDDLLEPDYLNEFAQLINLFPDLNVYHCRSKIINDEGETIMLTPSCPLFESVYDSIWHRLAQYRSNYISDFMYRTEALQQQGGFYNLPLAWGSDDITAFIAAHRQGIAHSSKPVFNYRSNNLSITSTGNDLQKMEANLGYAKWLGHFLQEQPTNSDDDIVYQYLVNKQHGFMAKRKRYTMMLSMRRQLLNKSFLWFRYRKKFDISVKDILIAAVKSLNTN; this is translated from the coding sequence ATGACTAAATTTTCTATATGTATACCCGCCTACAAAACACGCTATCTAAAGGCATGTATTGATAGTATATTGAAGCAATCCATTGAAGACTTTGAGCTGATTATTCTTAATGATTGCTCCCCCGAACCAGTTGAAGCGATAGTGAAACAATTTAACGATCAAAGAATTTCTTATTATAGCAATAAAAAAAACGTTGGTGCATTGCATTTAGTAGATAACTGGAACAAATGCCTGTCATTAGCCCGGGGAACATACATTGTGATCATGGGAGACGATGACCTTTTGGAACCGGATTATTTAAACGAATTCGCTCAACTTATTAACCTGTTCCCTGATTTAAATGTTTACCACTGCCGAAGTAAAATAATCAATGATGAAGGAGAGACCATCATGCTAACCCCTTCATGTCCTTTGTTCGAAAGTGTCTATGATAGTATATGGCATCGACTAGCACAGTATCGATCGAACTATATTTCTGATTTCATGTACCGTACAGAGGCGCTCCAGCAACAGGGAGGATTCTACAATTTGCCATTAGCCTGGGGGTCTGATGATATTACCGCATTTATTGCTGCACACCGACAAGGCATCGCACATAGTAGCAAGCCCGTTTTTAACTATCGAAGCAATAACTTATCCATCACATCTACCGGCAATGATTTGCAAAAAATGGAAGCCAATTTAGGTTATGCCAAATGGTTAGGTCATTTTTTACAGGAGCAACCTACCAACAGCGATGATGATATTGTATATCAATATCTGGTAAACAAACAACACGGTTTTATGGCCAAGAGAAAACGTTATACCATGATGCTTTCCATGCGGAGGCAGCTACTAAACAAGTCTTTTTTATGGTTCAGATACCGCAAGAAATTTGACATTAGCGTCAAAGACATTCTGATAGCCGCCGTAAAAAGTTTGAATACAAATTAA
- a CDS encoding right-handed parallel beta-helix repeat-containing protein: protein MPHRYNIYLPYKLFNCYCCCFLLLLNACQLSNSKKDADTSAQQQPPVSVTNRTLNVHDYQAIGDGISDDTKQIQAAINDALSGDTVLIPSGKYKVKTLVLRSNIHIRSIGLLRQYLPADTQLFSLEKQNSSNPLFFGRDVHHITLDFRAETRNEAIYVYRSSNITVKNSMMTGSSKKRSFPGMLFYDCKGIEVSGSVVRNYGTARESAIYYQPGTAIRLLSCSNVLIAQNRLSENGENGVFLHGSSDATISDNHILNNGMSAIQIGFGNTGIEKNFTIVNNVMDHNAADAIDINNRSAQPPLAIHCLIKGNRSSNNGYVKGTPTPDGSGIATLINISKVAVVNNRSTSSNRPALYFEKCDEIAAEGNRSDNKIEIVDAFNDIKLLDNQFDALTALSNVKGKKLLLRQNILRTLLLPNGIHIDSLLLYDNQVKKATLNFNMAGNIVLENNTIQNDTPRDALLIVNVNSATIKKNHISSTRSYGVNIRKTAKRVVVTENDIQAANACIFDEGAADLKIYKNKLTSLPGAQTSRTLVSLNPNNLQLKNNTHKAGKSDNSIRLEGTGTAIISNEKIISGYPDYGKVVIQED from the coding sequence ATGCCACACCGCTATAACATATACCTCCCATATAAGCTTTTCAACTGCTATTGTTGTTGTTTTTTATTGCTGTTAAATGCATGCCAATTATCCAACTCGAAAAAAGATGCTGACACCTCGGCACAACAGCAGCCACCTGTTAGCGTAACAAACCGCACTCTCAATGTACATGATTACCAAGCAATAGGCGATGGGATTTCTGACGACACAAAGCAAATTCAGGCAGCCATTAACGATGCCCTTAGCGGTGATACCGTTCTCATCCCTTCTGGAAAATACAAAGTTAAAACCCTCGTTTTAAGATCAAATATTCATATCAGAAGCATTGGCCTTCTCCGTCAATATTTACCGGCAGATACCCAGCTCTTTTCGCTTGAGAAACAAAACTCTTCCAACCCTTTGTTCTTTGGAAGAGATGTACATCATATCACTTTAGATTTCCGCGCAGAAACACGGAATGAAGCCATTTACGTTTATCGAAGCAGTAATATAACGGTAAAAAATAGTATGATGACGGGCAGTTCCAAAAAACGGTCTTTCCCTGGAATGCTGTTCTACGACTGTAAAGGAATCGAGGTTAGCGGGTCTGTTGTTCGCAACTATGGCACAGCAAGGGAGTCCGCTATTTATTATCAACCTGGTACAGCGATCCGCCTATTGTCTTGCTCAAATGTGTTGATCGCTCAAAACAGATTGTCTGAAAATGGAGAAAACGGTGTGTTTCTACATGGCAGTTCAGATGCCACCATCAGCGATAACCATATCCTAAACAATGGTATGAGTGCCATACAAATCGGTTTCGGCAATACCGGAATCGAAAAAAACTTCACCATTGTAAACAATGTAATGGATCACAATGCCGCCGATGCGATTGATATAAACAATCGTTCAGCCCAACCACCACTGGCAATACATTGTTTGATCAAGGGAAATAGAAGTTCCAATAACGGATACGTGAAAGGAACACCTACACCCGATGGGTCAGGTATCGCTACGCTAATCAATATAAGTAAAGTAGCGGTCGTCAACAATCGCTCGACATCATCTAATCGACCCGCATTGTATTTCGAAAAATGTGATGAGATAGCTGCTGAAGGCAATCGTTCGGACAACAAAATAGAAATTGTGGATGCTTTTAACGATATAAAACTCTTAGACAACCAATTTGATGCATTAACGGCTTTATCCAATGTAAAGGGCAAAAAACTGCTATTGAGACAAAACATCCTGCGTACTCTTCTGTTACCTAACGGGATACACATTGACAGCTTGTTGTTATATGACAACCAAGTCAAAAAAGCAACTTTAAACTTTAATATGGCAGGAAATATTGTATTGGAAAACAACACTATCCAAAACGATACACCGCGTGATGCCTTATTAATTGTCAATGTTAACAGTGCAACCATCAAAAAAAATCATATTTCCAGCACACGATCTTATGGTGTCAATATCAGGAAAACGGCAAAAAGAGTTGTTGTTACCGAAAATGACATACAAGCAGCCAACGCTTGTATTTTTGATGAAGGTGCTGCAGATTTGAAGATCTACAAAAACAAGCTTACCTCATTACCCGGAGCACAAACAAGCCGCACGTTGGTAAGTTTGAACCCCAATAACCTCCAGCTGAAAAACAACACACATAAAGCAGGTAAATCCGACAACTCCATTCGTCTTGAAGGAACTGGTACAGCAATTATTTCAAACGAAAAAATAATCAGTGGTTATCCGGATTATGGCAAAGTTGTCATTCAGGAGGATTAA
- a CDS encoding glycosyltransferase family 2 protein translates to MRTIVYIPTLNAGAVWTAVLAALNRQSLKPTKKVLVDSGSTDGTLSSKELTGFEVLTIDKKDFDHGGTRQLVINKFPDADIYIFLTQDAILADQYALEKLVQAFINDSTIGVAYGRQLPHKGAKTLEAHARLFNYPSISQIRSMDNASQYGIRTASCSNSFAAYSKEAFEQAGGFPSGTILGEDVIAAGRILLNGWKLAYVAEAAVYHSHDYTVGEEFRRYFDIGVFHRTNAWIFDHFGHADSEGFKYVKSELAYVLKHNIFVLPKSIFSIGAKWLGYKLGMYYKKWPITWNKWLSMHKAYWQKHRS, encoded by the coding sequence ATGAGAACTATTGTTTATATCCCCACGTTAAATGCGGGAGCCGTTTGGACAGCGGTTTTAGCTGCCCTTAATCGCCAAAGCTTGAAACCGACAAAAAAAGTGTTAGTAGATTCTGGATCTACCGATGGCACGCTTTCTTCAAAAGAGCTTACAGGTTTTGAGGTTTTGACTATAGATAAGAAAGACTTCGATCATGGGGGAACGCGTCAATTGGTGATCAACAAATTCCCTGATGCGGATATCTATATTTTTTTAACGCAAGACGCCATACTTGCCGATCAGTATGCCCTGGAAAAACTGGTGCAGGCTTTTATCAACGACTCTACCATTGGGGTGGCCTATGGCAGACAGCTTCCGCACAAAGGGGCTAAAACATTGGAAGCACATGCCAGGCTTTTTAATTACCCTTCTATATCCCAAATTAGAAGCATGGATAACGCATCTCAATATGGTATCAGAACGGCCTCTTGCTCCAACTCCTTTGCTGCCTACAGCAAGGAAGCTTTTGAGCAAGCGGGCGGATTTCCTTCGGGAACAATTTTAGGTGAAGACGTTATTGCCGCCGGCAGGATACTGTTAAACGGATGGAAACTGGCGTATGTTGCAGAAGCGGCGGTCTATCATTCGCATGATTATACCGTTGGCGAAGAATTTAGGCGATATTTTGATATCGGTGTATTTCATCGTACCAATGCTTGGATTTTTGATCATTTTGGTCATGCAGATAGTGAAGGGTTTAAATATGTAAAATCTGAGCTGGCATATGTTTTAAAACATAATATCTTTGTTCTACCTAAATCCATCTTTTCCATCGGAGCTAAGTGGCTGGGGTATAAACTGGGTATGTATTATAAAAAGTGGCCTATAACTTGGAACAAGTGGTTGTCTATGCATAAGGCATATTGGCAAAAACATAGGTCATGA